In Kryptolebias marmoratus isolate JLee-2015 linkage group LG11, ASM164957v2, whole genome shotgun sequence, the following proteins share a genomic window:
- the LOC108230088 gene encoding cyclin-dependent kinase 17 isoform X3 — MEKMKRFKRRLTQTLRGSHTIDESMSELAEQMTIEENGLKDSEPIVKNGRPPSAHSVHSFLHQYTGSFKKPPIRRPQSVIGGGLGSLMVMPRNGSRLDIVHENTKMGSDGESDQASGTSSDEVQSPTGVCLRNKGNRRISAEDLNKRLSLPADIRIPDGYLQKLQLSSPPFDQPLSRRSRRASLSEIGFGKLETYVKLDKLGEGTYATVYKGRSKLTENLVALKEIRLEHEEGAPCTAIREVSLLKDLKHANIVTLHDIVHTDKSLTLVFEYLDKDLKQYMDDCGNILSMHNVKLFLFQILRGLAYCHRRKVLHRDLKPQNLLINDRGELKLADFGLARAKSVPTKTYSNEVVTLWYRPPDVLLGSSEYSTQIDMWGVGCIFFEMAAGRPLFPGSTVEDELHLIFRLLGTPTEDNWPGISSIDEFKSYKFPKYKAQSLINHAPSSLIPGEESEQIFPL; from the exons ATGGAGAAGATGAAGAGGTTTAAGCGGCGTCTCACCCAGACGCTCCGAGGCAGCCACACAATCGACGAGTCGATGTCTGAGCTGGCTGAGCAGATGACTATCGAGGAGAACGGCCTGAAGGACAGCG AGCCCATCGTGAAGAACGGCCGGCCTCCTTCGGCCCACAGCGTCCACTCCTTCCTTCACCAGTACACGGGCTCTTTTAAGAAGCCGCCGATCCGACGGCCGCAGAGCGTCATCGGCGGAGGTCTGGGCTCTCTCATGGTCATGCCTCGCAACGGCAGCCGCCTCG ATATCGTTCACGAGAACACGAAGATGGGGTCGGACGGGGAGAGCGACCAGGCGTCGGGAACGTCCTCCGACGAGGTGCAGTCGCCCACAGGTGTTTGTCTGAGGAACAAAGGGAACAGACGCATCTCTGCGGAG GACTTGAACAAGCGGCTGTCCCTGCCGGCCGACATCCGGATACCCGATGGCTAcctgcagaagctgcagctgagcagCCCGCCCTTCGACCAGCCGCTGAGCCGACGCTCCCGCAGAGCCTCGCTG TCAGAGATTGGATTCGGGAAGCTGGAGACATACGTCAAACTGGACAAACTCGGGGAG GGCACGTACGCGACGGTCTACAAGGGGAGGAGCAAGCTGACGGAGAACCTGGTGGCGCTGAAGGAGATCAGGCTCGAGCACGAGGAGGGGGCGCCGTGCACGGCCATCCGAGAAG tgTCTTTACTGAAGGACCTGAAACACGCCAACATCGTGACGCTGCACGACATCGTTCACACAGACAAGTCGCTCACACTGGTTTTTGAATACCTG GACAAAGACCTGAAGCAGTACATGGACGACTGCGGGAACATCCTGAGCATGCACAACGTCAAG ctgtttttgttccagATCCTGCGAGGCTTGGCCTACTGTCACAGGCGGAAAGTTCTCCACAGAGACCTGAAGCCCCAAAACCTGCTCATCAACGACAGAGGGGAACTCAAACTCGCTgactttg GCCTGGCGAGGGCCAAGTCGGTGCCGACGAAGACCTACTCTAACGAGGTGGTAACGCTTTGGTACCGGCCCCCCGACGTGCTGCTGGGCTCCTCCGAGTACTCCACGCAGATAGACATGTG GGGTGTTGGCTGTATATTCTTTGAGATGGCTGCCGGCAGGCCCCTGTTCCCCGGCTCCACGGTGGAGGACGAGCTGCACCTCATCTTCAGGCTGTTAG GCACTCCCACCGAGGACAACTGGCCGGGAATATCCTCCATCGATGAGTTCAAGTCCTACAAGTTCCCCAAGTACAAAGCACAGTCTCTCATTAACCATGCGCCCAG TTCACTAATCCCTGGAGAAGAGAGCGAGCAAATATTCCCCCTGTGA
- the LOC108230088 gene encoding cyclin-dependent kinase 17 isoform X2 — protein MEKMKRFKRRLTQTLRGSHTIDESMSELAEQMTIEENGLKDSEPIVKNGRPPSAHSVHSFLHQYTGSFKKPPIRRPQSVIGGGLGSLMVMPRNGSRLDIVHENTKMGSDGESDQASGTSSDEVQSPTGVCLRNKGNRRISAEDLNKRLSLPADIRIPDGYLQKLQLSSPPFDQPLSRRSRRASLSEIGFGKLETYVKLDKLGEGTYATVYKGRSKLTENLVALKEIRLEHEEGAPCTAIREVSLLKDLKHANIVTLHDIVHTDKSLTLVFEYLDKDLKQYMDDCGNILSMHNVKLFLFQILRGLAYCHRRKVLHRDLKPQNLLINDRGELKLADFGLARAKSVPTKTYSNEVVTLWYRPPDVLLGSSEYSTQIDMWGVGCIFFEMAAGRPLFPGSTVEDELHLIFRLLGTPTEDNWPGISSIDEFKSYKFPKYKAQSLINHAPRLDNDGISLLGSFLKYESKKRISADEAMRHPYFRSLGPRLHTLPENMSIFTLKEMQMQKDPGYRNSSYPESGNGKSRRQSMLF, from the exons ATGGAGAAGATGAAGAGGTTTAAGCGGCGTCTCACCCAGACGCTCCGAGGCAGCCACACAATCGACGAGTCGATGTCTGAGCTGGCTGAGCAGATGACTATCGAGGAGAACGGCCTGAAGGACAGCG AGCCCATCGTGAAGAACGGCCGGCCTCCTTCGGCCCACAGCGTCCACTCCTTCCTTCACCAGTACACGGGCTCTTTTAAGAAGCCGCCGATCCGACGGCCGCAGAGCGTCATCGGCGGAGGTCTGGGCTCTCTCATGGTCATGCCTCGCAACGGCAGCCGCCTCG ATATCGTTCACGAGAACACGAAGATGGGGTCGGACGGGGAGAGCGACCAGGCGTCGGGAACGTCCTCCGACGAGGTGCAGTCGCCCACAGGTGTTTGTCTGAGGAACAAAGGGAACAGACGCATCTCTGCGGAG GACTTGAACAAGCGGCTGTCCCTGCCGGCCGACATCCGGATACCCGATGGCTAcctgcagaagctgcagctgagcagCCCGCCCTTCGACCAGCCGCTGAGCCGACGCTCCCGCAGAGCCTCGCTG TCAGAGATTGGATTCGGGAAGCTGGAGACATACGTCAAACTGGACAAACTCGGGGAG GGCACGTACGCGACGGTCTACAAGGGGAGGAGCAAGCTGACGGAGAACCTGGTGGCGCTGAAGGAGATCAGGCTCGAGCACGAGGAGGGGGCGCCGTGCACGGCCATCCGAGAAG tgTCTTTACTGAAGGACCTGAAACACGCCAACATCGTGACGCTGCACGACATCGTTCACACAGACAAGTCGCTCACACTGGTTTTTGAATACCTG GACAAAGACCTGAAGCAGTACATGGACGACTGCGGGAACATCCTGAGCATGCACAACGTCAAG ctgtttttgttccagATCCTGCGAGGCTTGGCCTACTGTCACAGGCGGAAAGTTCTCCACAGAGACCTGAAGCCCCAAAACCTGCTCATCAACGACAGAGGGGAACTCAAACTCGCTgactttg GCCTGGCGAGGGCCAAGTCGGTGCCGACGAAGACCTACTCTAACGAGGTGGTAACGCTTTGGTACCGGCCCCCCGACGTGCTGCTGGGCTCCTCCGAGTACTCCACGCAGATAGACATGTG GGGTGTTGGCTGTATATTCTTTGAGATGGCTGCCGGCAGGCCCCTGTTCCCCGGCTCCACGGTGGAGGACGAGCTGCACCTCATCTTCAGGCTGTTAG GCACTCCCACCGAGGACAACTGGCCGGGAATATCCTCCATCGATGAGTTCAAGTCCTACAAGTTCCCCAAGTACAAAGCACAGTCTCTCATTAACCATGCGCCCAG GCTGGACAACGATGGAATCTCGCTGCTCGGGTCGTTCCTGAAa TACGAGTCGAAGAAGAGGATTTCTGCTGATGAGGCAATGAGGCATCCGTACTTCAGGAGCCTGGGGCCGCGGCTGCACACGCTGCCAGAGA ACATGTCCATATTTACACTGAAGGAGATGCAGATGCAGAAAGACCCCGGCTACCGGAACTCCTCGTACCCCGAATCAG GCAATGGAAAAAGCAGAAGACAAAGcatgctgttttaa
- the LOC108230088 gene encoding cyclin-dependent kinase 17 isoform X1: MEKMKRFKRRLTQTLRGSHTIDESMSELAEQMTIEENGLKDSEPIVKNGRPPSAHSVHSFLHQYTGSFKKPPIRRPQSVIGGGLGSLMVMPRNGSRLDIVHENTKMGSDGESDQASGTSSDEVQSPTGVCLRNKGNRRISAEDLNKRLSLPADIRIPDGYLQKLQLSSPPFDQPLSRRSRRASLSEIGFGKLETYVKLDKLGEGTYATVYKGRSKLTENLVALKEIRLEHEEGAPCTAIREVSLLKDLKHANIVTLHDIVHTDKSLTLVFEYLDKDLKQYMDDCGNILSMHNVKLFLFQILRGLAYCHRRKVLHRDLKPQNLLINDRGELKLADFGLARAKSVPTKTYSNEVVTLWYRPPDVLLGSSEYSTQIDMWGVGCIFFEMAAGRPLFPGSTVEDELHLIFRLLGTPTEDNWPGISSIDEFKSYKFPKYKAQSLINHAPRLDNDGISLLGSFLKYESKKRISADEAMRHPYFRSLGPRLHTLPENMSIFTLKEMQMQKDPGYRNSSYPESGEGRRVGEASFLYSFFLIRFDLHVTPKKRLLGWFWRVWPSGEAQERNS, translated from the exons ATGGAGAAGATGAAGAGGTTTAAGCGGCGTCTCACCCAGACGCTCCGAGGCAGCCACACAATCGACGAGTCGATGTCTGAGCTGGCTGAGCAGATGACTATCGAGGAGAACGGCCTGAAGGACAGCG AGCCCATCGTGAAGAACGGCCGGCCTCCTTCGGCCCACAGCGTCCACTCCTTCCTTCACCAGTACACGGGCTCTTTTAAGAAGCCGCCGATCCGACGGCCGCAGAGCGTCATCGGCGGAGGTCTGGGCTCTCTCATGGTCATGCCTCGCAACGGCAGCCGCCTCG ATATCGTTCACGAGAACACGAAGATGGGGTCGGACGGGGAGAGCGACCAGGCGTCGGGAACGTCCTCCGACGAGGTGCAGTCGCCCACAGGTGTTTGTCTGAGGAACAAAGGGAACAGACGCATCTCTGCGGAG GACTTGAACAAGCGGCTGTCCCTGCCGGCCGACATCCGGATACCCGATGGCTAcctgcagaagctgcagctgagcagCCCGCCCTTCGACCAGCCGCTGAGCCGACGCTCCCGCAGAGCCTCGCTG TCAGAGATTGGATTCGGGAAGCTGGAGACATACGTCAAACTGGACAAACTCGGGGAG GGCACGTACGCGACGGTCTACAAGGGGAGGAGCAAGCTGACGGAGAACCTGGTGGCGCTGAAGGAGATCAGGCTCGAGCACGAGGAGGGGGCGCCGTGCACGGCCATCCGAGAAG tgTCTTTACTGAAGGACCTGAAACACGCCAACATCGTGACGCTGCACGACATCGTTCACACAGACAAGTCGCTCACACTGGTTTTTGAATACCTG GACAAAGACCTGAAGCAGTACATGGACGACTGCGGGAACATCCTGAGCATGCACAACGTCAAG ctgtttttgttccagATCCTGCGAGGCTTGGCCTACTGTCACAGGCGGAAAGTTCTCCACAGAGACCTGAAGCCCCAAAACCTGCTCATCAACGACAGAGGGGAACTCAAACTCGCTgactttg GCCTGGCGAGGGCCAAGTCGGTGCCGACGAAGACCTACTCTAACGAGGTGGTAACGCTTTGGTACCGGCCCCCCGACGTGCTGCTGGGCTCCTCCGAGTACTCCACGCAGATAGACATGTG GGGTGTTGGCTGTATATTCTTTGAGATGGCTGCCGGCAGGCCCCTGTTCCCCGGCTCCACGGTGGAGGACGAGCTGCACCTCATCTTCAGGCTGTTAG GCACTCCCACCGAGGACAACTGGCCGGGAATATCCTCCATCGATGAGTTCAAGTCCTACAAGTTCCCCAAGTACAAAGCACAGTCTCTCATTAACCATGCGCCCAG GCTGGACAACGATGGAATCTCGCTGCTCGGGTCGTTCCTGAAa TACGAGTCGAAGAAGAGGATTTCTGCTGATGAGGCAATGAGGCATCCGTACTTCAGGAGCCTGGGGCCGCGGCTGCACACGCTGCCAGAGA ACATGTCCATATTTACACTGAAGGAGATGCAGATGCAGAAAGACCCCGGCTACCGGAACTCCTCGTACCCCGAATCAGGTGAGGGACGAAGAGTGGGGGAGGCTAGTTTTCTGtattctttctttctcatcCGTTTCGACCTGCATGTAACGCCAAAAAAACGGCTCCTGGGATGGTTTTGGCGTGTTTGGCCGTCTGGTGAAGCTCAAGAAAGGAATTcatga
- the LOC108230089 gene encoding ETS domain-containing protein Elk-3 isoform X1: MDSAITLWQFLLQLLLDQSHKHLICWTSTDGEFKLLKSEEVAKLWGLRKNKTNMNYDKLSRALRYYYDKNIIKKVIGQKFVYKFVSFPEILKMDPQAVEMGLSSGRFPPQEGEAHELDVEEEEEEESEEEAQRRSLAALGVQRCRRDYLHSGLYSSLSLSSLQSQPELLRALRERQEEPRSVIRFGTNTSERSPPPSAKSESFVSPRPAKLPSLSHSSKSRPGRSWSPAAEEEEEEEEEDDDDVVDSDQSAQPLNLSSGHRERALQPPEKRSTNSSGNQGDGLPPKSKKPKALEISSPSLLLSGSDIGSIALNSPALPSGSLTPAFYTAQTPSGLLLAHSPLLSGIHFWSSLSPVAPLSPARLQGHGSLFQFPSLINGHMPVPLPNLEGTPSSLLLSPNTHKS; encoded by the exons ATGGACAGCGCCATCACCCTGTGGcagttcctgctgcagctgctgctcgaCCAGAGCCACAAGCACCTGATCTGCTGGACGTCCACGGACGGCGAGTTCAAGCTCCTGAAGTCGGAGGAGGTGGCCAAGCTGTGGGGGCTGCGCAAGAACAAGACCAACATGAACTACGACAAGCTGAGCAGGGCCCTGCGCTACTACTACGACAAG AACATTATCAAAAAGGTGATCGGCCAGAAGTTTGTCTATAAGTTTGTTTCCTTCCCCGAGATCCTAAAAATGGACCCGCAGGCGGTGGAGATGGGCCTGTCCTCCGGACGGTTCCCACCCCAGGAAGGAGAGGCTCATGAGCTGgatgtggaagaggaggaggaggaggagagtgaggaggaggcccagaggaggAGCCTCGCGGCCCTGGGGGTGCAGCGGTGTCGAAGGGATTACCTCCACTCGGGCCTCTACTCGTCCCTGAGCCTCAGCTCCTTGCAGAGCCAGCCGGAGCTCCTGCGCGCCCTGCGGGAGCGCCAGGAGGAGCCGCGCTCCGTCATCCGCTTTGGCACCAACACCAGCGAGAGGAGCCCGCCTCCCTCTGCCAAATCAGAATCCTTCGTCTCCCCCAGGCCGGCAAAGCTCCCTTCTCTTTCCCACTCCTCGAAGAGCCGGCCCGGCCGGAGCTGGAGCCCCGCCGCT gaggaggaggaggaggaggaggaggaggacgacgacgaCGTGGTGGACTCTGACCAGAGCGCTCAGCCCCTCAACCTGTCCTCGGGCCACAGGGAGCGAGCCCTGCAGCCCCCCGAGAAGAGGAGCACTAACAGTAGTGGTAACCAAGGAGACGGACTCCCGCCCAAAAGCAAAAAGCCCAAAGCTCTGGAGATCTCCTCCCCGTCCCTGCTCCTGTCGGGGAGCGACATCGGCTCCATCGCCCTCAACAGCCCGGCGCTGCCGTCCGGCTCGCTGACCCCCGCCTTCTACACCGCGCAG ACTCCCTCGGGTTTGCTGCTGGCTCACAGCCCGCTGCTGTCGGGGATCCACTTCTGGAGCAGCCTGAGCCCCGTCGCCCCGCTCAGCCCCGCCCGGCTGCAGGGCCACGGCTCGCTCTTCCAG TTCCCCAGCCTAATCAACGGACACATGCCTGTCCCCCTCCCAAACCTGGAAGGAACACCCTCCTCCCTGCTCCTGTCCCCCAACACCCACAAGTCCTGA
- the LOC108230089 gene encoding ETS domain-containing protein Elk-3 isoform X2 — MDSAITLWQFLLQLLLDQSHKHLICWTSTDGEFKLLKSEEVAKLWGLRKNKTNMNYDKLSRALRYYYDKNIIKKVIGQKFVYKFVSFPEILKMDPQAVEMGLSSGRFPPQEGEAHELDVEEEEEEESEEEAQRRSLAALGVQRCRRDYLHSGLYSSLSLSSLQSQPELLRALRERQEEPRSVIRFGTNTSERSPPPSAKSESFVSPRPAKLPSLSHSSKSRPGRSWSPAAEEEEEEEEEDDDDVVDSDQSAQPLNLSSGHRERALQPPEKRSTNSSGNQGDGLPPKSKKPKALEISSPSLLLSGSDIGSIALNSPALPSGSLTPAFYTAQTPSGLLLAHSPLLSGIHFWSSLSPVAPLSPARLQGHGSLFQVRSSPA, encoded by the exons ATGGACAGCGCCATCACCCTGTGGcagttcctgctgcagctgctgctcgaCCAGAGCCACAAGCACCTGATCTGCTGGACGTCCACGGACGGCGAGTTCAAGCTCCTGAAGTCGGAGGAGGTGGCCAAGCTGTGGGGGCTGCGCAAGAACAAGACCAACATGAACTACGACAAGCTGAGCAGGGCCCTGCGCTACTACTACGACAAG AACATTATCAAAAAGGTGATCGGCCAGAAGTTTGTCTATAAGTTTGTTTCCTTCCCCGAGATCCTAAAAATGGACCCGCAGGCGGTGGAGATGGGCCTGTCCTCCGGACGGTTCCCACCCCAGGAAGGAGAGGCTCATGAGCTGgatgtggaagaggaggaggaggaggagagtgaggaggaggcccagaggaggAGCCTCGCGGCCCTGGGGGTGCAGCGGTGTCGAAGGGATTACCTCCACTCGGGCCTCTACTCGTCCCTGAGCCTCAGCTCCTTGCAGAGCCAGCCGGAGCTCCTGCGCGCCCTGCGGGAGCGCCAGGAGGAGCCGCGCTCCGTCATCCGCTTTGGCACCAACACCAGCGAGAGGAGCCCGCCTCCCTCTGCCAAATCAGAATCCTTCGTCTCCCCCAGGCCGGCAAAGCTCCCTTCTCTTTCCCACTCCTCGAAGAGCCGGCCCGGCCGGAGCTGGAGCCCCGCCGCT gaggaggaggaggaggaggaggaggaggacgacgacgaCGTGGTGGACTCTGACCAGAGCGCTCAGCCCCTCAACCTGTCCTCGGGCCACAGGGAGCGAGCCCTGCAGCCCCCCGAGAAGAGGAGCACTAACAGTAGTGGTAACCAAGGAGACGGACTCCCGCCCAAAAGCAAAAAGCCCAAAGCTCTGGAGATCTCCTCCCCGTCCCTGCTCCTGTCGGGGAGCGACATCGGCTCCATCGCCCTCAACAGCCCGGCGCTGCCGTCCGGCTCGCTGACCCCCGCCTTCTACACCGCGCAG ACTCCCTCGGGTTTGCTGCTGGCTCACAGCCCGCTGCTGTCGGGGATCCACTTCTGGAGCAGCCTGAGCCCCGTCGCCCCGCTCAGCCCCGCCCGGCTGCAGGGCCACGGCTCGCTCTTCCAGGTaagaag TTCCCCAGCCTAA